A section of the Vibrio vulnificus CMCP6 genome encodes:
- a CDS encoding helicase-related protein has translation MSTLPIDIIKAQFDHHLGHTHLVVEAETGSGKSTRLPLWAAEHGRVLVIEPRRIACTSLAEFLAEQSGQPLGSKVGYAIKLQAAYDAQTNIVFVTPGVALRWLAEDGLSAFDIIIIDEFHERRWDMDLLTAMLKAQNNHRLVLTSATLAGEKLAKYLNAERLQSQGRCYPVSIEYRAKESHLLPSKKQCEHDVLAAIKEVLQTEGQDILVFLPGRKEISNLASQLQAQPSLVVAKLHASVSEEEKRIALSVQAQRKVVLATNVAETSLTIPNITTVIDSGLERRTIQRNGRTTLILSHISKASAAQRAGRAGRVMAGQCLRLYGEHAPLELATPPELQREELSEPMLAAACCGYRLAELEFLDGLPEKSLVQAHKILNGMQAITAEGKVTEHGQKLYPLPVDTLYADLVTRMPTKALKEAMIDLAAGLSVPAALYQIKGGEEVETLLEQEPQQCDATLMIQLIRGQRFSGVIVDEGALEEARGLSQQMRDLFELPDLEVSSRYTRVELVKAIARLHPELVFIRRTKRREALGNGKMEMMVGRQSRFSDKHELALVLDSHSLPGKGVKQTLNLASVIMPAPLTLINELELGEWRQGETRPSNDAVEVEMQLVYAGRVVESRLEQPQGEDAIETIVALVKKGQLLPDLYAFVTTQMTHWHLYCALGLNEEQRPIGLLDFDQWLREQLDAMGVNEVDEMALFESHDFPYRGIPDWQYKDFAEQFPLSLSLPDLQLTVEYFPAGKLVQVVFAGGNRKGDPKRWELPRFSGWRVQYRKASRVIDVR, from the coding sequence ATGTCCACACTCCCTATCGACATCATCAAAGCGCAATTTGATCATCACCTTGGCCACACGCATCTTGTGGTGGAAGCTGAAACTGGTTCAGGAAAATCCACTCGCTTGCCATTGTGGGCGGCAGAGCATGGTCGAGTGCTGGTGATTGAACCAAGGCGAATTGCTTGTACGTCATTGGCTGAGTTTTTGGCTGAGCAATCTGGTCAGCCATTGGGGAGTAAAGTCGGGTATGCGATCAAACTTCAGGCCGCTTATGACGCGCAGACCAATATCGTGTTTGTTACGCCGGGTGTAGCGTTACGTTGGTTAGCGGAAGATGGTCTGAGTGCGTTTGATATCATTATCATTGATGAATTTCATGAGCGTCGATGGGACATGGATCTTCTCACTGCGATGCTCAAAGCGCAAAATAACCATCGCTTGGTTTTAACCTCAGCGACGTTGGCGGGTGAAAAGCTGGCGAAATATCTCAATGCCGAACGTTTGCAATCTCAAGGTCGCTGCTACCCGGTCAGCATCGAATATCGAGCCAAAGAGAGTCACCTCTTGCCCAGCAAGAAACAGTGTGAGCATGACGTGTTGGCAGCAATCAAGGAAGTGTTACAAACCGAAGGGCAAGATATCTTAGTTTTCTTACCCGGCAGGAAAGAGATTTCAAACCTTGCCAGTCAGTTGCAAGCACAACCCTCTTTGGTTGTGGCAAAGCTGCATGCCTCAGTGTCAGAGGAAGAGAAACGCATTGCTTTAAGCGTGCAAGCCCAGCGCAAAGTTGTGTTAGCGACCAATGTGGCGGAAACCTCGCTGACGATACCGAACATCACCACCGTGATTGACAGTGGCTTAGAGCGACGCACCATACAACGAAATGGTCGAACAACCTTGATCCTTTCCCATATTTCCAAGGCCAGTGCGGCACAAAGAGCAGGGCGTGCTGGTCGTGTTATGGCTGGCCAATGTTTGCGTCTGTACGGTGAACACGCGCCACTTGAACTTGCCACGCCCCCCGAACTGCAGCGAGAAGAACTCAGCGAGCCGATGTTGGCAGCGGCGTGTTGTGGCTATCGCTTGGCCGAGCTTGAGTTTTTAGATGGTTTGCCAGAGAAATCTCTTGTGCAGGCACACAAGATACTCAATGGCATGCAGGCCATCACAGCCGAAGGCAAAGTGACCGAGCACGGACAAAAGCTCTATCCCTTACCTGTTGACACGCTTTACGCCGACCTTGTCACTCGCATGCCAACCAAGGCACTCAAAGAGGCGATGATTGATCTCGCCGCTGGTCTCTCTGTCCCTGCGGCGCTGTATCAAATCAAGGGTGGCGAAGAGGTTGAGACACTACTTGAACAAGAGCCGCAACAGTGCGACGCCACGTTAATGATTCAACTCATTCGTGGTCAGCGCTTTAGTGGTGTGATCGTGGATGAAGGGGCGTTAGAGGAAGCGCGAGGCTTGTCTCAACAAATGCGCGATCTGTTTGAACTGCCCGATCTTGAAGTGAGTTCGAGATACACGCGGGTTGAACTGGTTAAGGCGATCGCTCGTTTGCATCCAGAGTTGGTCTTTATCCGCCGAACCAAACGACGTGAGGCGTTGGGGAATGGAAAGATGGAAATGATGGTCGGTCGCCAAAGCCGTTTCTCTGACAAACACGAGCTTGCTCTTGTGTTAGATAGCCATAGCTTGCCGGGGAAAGGTGTGAAACAGACGCTCAACTTAGCCAGCGTGATCATGCCCGCTCCGTTGACCTTGATTAACGAACTCGAGTTAGGGGAGTGGCGACAAGGGGAAACGCGCCCATCAAACGATGCGGTCGAAGTGGAGATGCAACTGGTTTACGCTGGTCGAGTGGTGGAGAGCAGGCTTGAACAACCTCAAGGAGAGGATGCCATTGAAACCATCGTTGCTCTGGTAAAAAAAGGCCAGTTGCTGCCGGATCTCTATGCGTTTGTCACGACACAAATGACGCATTGGCACTTGTATTGTGCGTTAGGCTTGAATGAAGAGCAACGCCCCATCGGATTACTGGACTTTGACCAATGGTTACGCGAGCAGCTTGATGCCATGGGAGTGAACGAAGTGGATGAAATGGCACTGTTTGAAAGCCATGATTTCCCGTATCGAGGGATCCCAGATTGGCAATACAAGGATTTTGCTGAGCAATTTCCGTTATCGCTCTCTTTGCCTGATTTACAGCTGACGGTGGAATATTTTCCTGCTGGCAAGTTGGTGCAAGTGGTCTTCGCTGGCGGCAACCGCAAAGGCGATCCTAAGCGTTGGGAATTGCCTCGTTTTTCCGGCTGGCGAGTGCAATATCGTAAAGCGAGTCGAGTGATTGATGTTCGTTAA
- a CDS encoding NAD-dependent malic enzyme yields MNNDKRPLYIPFAGPALLSTPLLNKGSAFSAEERISFNLEGLLPETTETIQEQVERAYMQYKAFESDMDKHIYLRNIQDTNETLFYRLVQNHITEMMPIIYTPTVGAACENFSNIYRRGRGLFVSYANRDRIDDILNNASNHNVKVIVVTDGERILGLGDQGIGGMGIPIGKLSLYTACGGISPAYTLPIVLDVGTNNPQRLADPMYMGWRHPRITGADYDAFVEEFIQAVQRRWPDALIQFEDFAQKNAMPLLERYKNRICCFNDDIQGTAAVTVGSLMAACQAAGSKLSEQRITFLGAGSAGCGIAEAIIAQMVSEGISDKKARSQVFMVDRWGLLQEGMPNLLDFQQRLVQKHSVTAKWETEANGFSLLDVVKNAKPTVLIGVSGAPGLFTQEVIQEMHKHCPRPIVFPLSNPTSRVEAVPADIIRWTNGDALVATGSPFDPVIHEGKTYPIVQCNNSYIFPGIGLGVLAVNAKRVTDEMLMESSRALATCSPLAINGKGALLPPLEEIHTVSKRIAYAVAKKAIEQGVALEIADDALQVAIEQHFWQPVYRRYKRTAF; encoded by the coding sequence ATGAATAACGATAAACGCCCACTCTACATCCCGTTCGCGGGTCCGGCGCTACTGAGTACCCCATTACTAAACAAAGGCAGCGCTTTTTCAGCAGAAGAACGCATCTCTTTTAACCTTGAAGGTCTGCTTCCTGAAACCACGGAAACGATTCAAGAGCAGGTTGAACGCGCATACATGCAGTACAAAGCGTTCGAGAGTGACATGGATAAGCACATCTACCTGCGCAATATCCAAGATACTAACGAAACCTTGTTCTATCGCTTGGTGCAAAATCACATCACTGAGATGATGCCGATCATTTACACCCCGACCGTGGGCGCGGCATGTGAAAACTTCTCCAATATTTACCGCCGTGGCCGTGGGTTATTCGTTTCTTACGCAAACCGTGATCGTATTGACGATATTCTGAACAATGCCTCTAACCATAACGTAAAAGTGATTGTGGTGACTGATGGTGAGCGTATTCTTGGTCTGGGTGACCAAGGTATCGGCGGCATGGGCATTCCTATCGGTAAGCTTTCTCTTTACACCGCTTGTGGCGGGATCAGCCCAGCTTACACCTTGCCTATCGTGTTGGATGTCGGTACCAACAACCCACAACGCCTTGCTGACCCGATGTACATGGGCTGGCGTCACCCGCGTATTACCGGTGCAGATTACGACGCGTTTGTTGAAGAGTTCATTCAAGCGGTTCAACGTCGTTGGCCAGATGCACTTATTCAGTTTGAAGACTTCGCACAGAAAAACGCGATGCCGCTACTTGAGCGTTACAAAAACCGCATTTGTTGCTTCAATGATGATATCCAAGGCACCGCGGCAGTAACGGTTGGCTCCTTGATGGCAGCGTGTCAAGCAGCTGGCAGCAAGCTCTCTGAGCAACGCATTACTTTCCTCGGCGCAGGTTCTGCCGGCTGTGGTATTGCCGAAGCGATCATTGCACAAATGGTCTCGGAAGGTATTTCGGATAAGAAAGCGCGCTCTCAAGTTTTCATGGTTGACCGTTGGGGTTTATTGCAAGAAGGCATGCCGAACCTGCTCGATTTCCAACAACGTCTGGTACAAAAACACAGCGTGACGGCGAAATGGGAAACCGAAGCCAATGGCTTCTCGCTACTTGATGTGGTGAAGAACGCAAAACCAACTGTATTGATCGGGGTTTCTGGTGCTCCTGGCTTGTTTACTCAAGAAGTCATTCAAGAGATGCACAAGCACTGCCCTCGTCCAATCGTCTTCCCACTGTCTAACCCAACTAGCCGAGTAGAAGCGGTACCTGCGGATATCATTCGCTGGACAAACGGTGACGCATTGGTAGCCACTGGCAGCCCGTTCGATCCTGTGATTCATGAAGGCAAAACCTACCCAATCGTACAGTGCAATAACAGTTACATCTTCCCGGGTATCGGTTTGGGTGTCTTGGCAGTTAACGCCAAACGCGTCACAGACGAAATGTTGATGGAATCCAGCCGCGCATTGGCGACGTGTTCTCCGTTGGCAATCAATGGTAAAGGCGCGCTCCTGCCACCACTTGAAGAGATCCACACAGTATCAAAACGCATTGCCTACGCAGTGGCGAAAAAAGCCATCGAACAAGGTGTGGCGTTGGAAATTGCTGACGATGCGCTGCAAGTCGCTATTGAACAACATTTTTGGCAACCGGTATACCGCCGTTACAAACGCACAGCGTTTTAA
- a CDS encoding SanA/YdcF family protein, whose protein sequence is MFHRLAGLKSWISLKRLIGGSLVAILCAILFVIIVDRWVSLQASDKIITSYDQVEGFDVAVVLGTSKYIGRTLNTYYTHRIDAAIELYRQNKVQHLLLSGDNAHRSYNEPWTMKRDLLKAGVPETNIHLDYAGFRTLDSIVRAKKIFASDHFLIVTQRFHCERALFIANAYQINARCLAVSGPSNSKQIWSMRSREVLARVKAFIDLYVINTQPRFLGPQEPIALEPLETPLSQSPAEGSDSLSQ, encoded by the coding sequence GTGTTTCATCGCCTAGCCGGTTTGAAAAGTTGGATAAGTTTAAAACGGCTGATTGGGGGATCACTCGTTGCAATACTCTGCGCGATATTATTTGTCATTATCGTAGACCGCTGGGTAAGCTTGCAGGCCTCCGACAAAATCATCACCAGCTATGATCAAGTGGAAGGTTTTGATGTCGCCGTAGTGCTAGGAACCAGTAAATACATCGGTCGCACACTCAATACTTACTACACACATCGCATTGATGCCGCCATTGAGCTTTACCGACAAAACAAAGTGCAACACTTGCTGCTGAGTGGCGACAACGCGCATCGCTCATACAATGAGCCGTGGACCATGAAACGAGATCTCCTCAAAGCAGGCGTACCCGAAACGAACATCCACCTCGACTACGCAGGTTTTCGTACCTTAGACTCCATTGTTCGCGCAAAGAAAATTTTTGCCTCCGATCATTTCCTCATCGTCACGCAACGTTTTCACTGTGAACGAGCCCTGTTTATTGCCAATGCTTATCAGATCAATGCACGCTGTTTGGCCGTTTCCGGCCCAAGTAACAGCAAGCAAATTTGGTCGATGCGCAGTCGAGAAGTACTGGCTCGCGTCAAAGCGTTTATCGATCTTTACGTCATTAACACACAACCTCGCTTCCTTGGTCCACAAGAGCCCATTGCGCTCGAACCATTAGAAACGCCTCTTTCTCAATCACCAGCAGAAGGGTCCGATTCCCTTTCTCAATAA
- a CDS encoding SLC13 family permease, which produces MTALAVTLKNWLLTRNSMIFIANILLFITLMTTLPFDPKVVVGLSILAFVAVLWLTEAIHVSITALLVPMLAVFMGVFDTQAALNNFSNSIIFLFLGGFALAAALHKQKLDQAIADKVLILAKGKMSTAVFMLFGVSAGLSMWISNTATTAMMLPLVLGVMSKLDREKSHSTYLFVLLGIAYCASIGGIATLVGSPPNAIAAAEVGLDFTGWMKLGLPITILLLPIALIVLYSMTKPNLKHSFELDHTPVEWTNGKKITLAIFLVTVSLWIFSKPVNAMLGGFKSFDTLVAIGAIVALGVSRAVEWKDIEKTTDWGVLILFGGGLCLSNVLKATGTSVFLAEGLGAFLEQAGILLTILAVVTFVVFLTEFASNTASAALLVPVFATIAEALGLSPVVLSALIAISASCAFMLPVATPPNAIVFATGHIKQKEMMRIGMVLNIVCIAALTLFATMFW; this is translated from the coding sequence ATGACCGCACTCGCTGTTACGTTAAAGAACTGGTTACTCACCAGAAACAGCATGATATTTATCGCTAATATCTTACTGTTCATTACTTTGATGACCACCTTACCTTTTGATCCTAAGGTGGTCGTTGGACTCAGTATCCTTGCTTTTGTCGCGGTACTTTGGCTTACAGAAGCCATTCACGTTAGCATCACCGCGCTGCTCGTCCCGATGCTCGCCGTCTTCATGGGCGTTTTTGATACGCAAGCTGCGCTGAATAACTTCTCCAACTCAATCATTTTCTTGTTTTTGGGTGGTTTTGCGCTTGCCGCAGCGCTACATAAACAGAAATTGGATCAAGCCATCGCAGATAAAGTGCTGATCCTAGCGAAAGGCAAGATGTCGACTGCGGTGTTTATGCTTTTTGGGGTTAGCGCCGGACTTTCAATGTGGATTTCGAACACCGCGACTACCGCCATGATGTTACCGCTTGTATTAGGGGTAATGAGCAAACTCGATAGAGAGAAAAGTCACAGTACTTACCTATTCGTTTTACTTGGTATTGCTTACTGCGCCTCGATTGGTGGTATCGCCACACTAGTAGGTAGCCCACCAAACGCCATTGCCGCAGCGGAAGTTGGCCTTGATTTCACTGGCTGGATGAAACTTGGTCTCCCTATCACCATCTTGTTACTGCCAATTGCATTGATTGTGCTTTATTCAATGACCAAGCCAAACCTTAAGCACTCTTTTGAACTGGACCACACGCCAGTGGAATGGACCAACGGCAAGAAAATCACCCTTGCGATTTTCCTTGTAACGGTGTCACTGTGGATTTTCTCTAAGCCAGTCAATGCGATGTTAGGTGGCTTCAAGAGCTTTGATACCCTTGTGGCTATCGGCGCTATTGTCGCGCTGGGTGTTTCGCGTGCGGTGGAATGGAAAGACATCGAAAAAACAACCGATTGGGGCGTACTCATTCTGTTTGGTGGCGGCCTTTGTTTGAGCAACGTGTTAAAAGCGACAGGCACCAGTGTATTCCTTGCAGAAGGCTTAGGTGCATTCCTTGAGCAAGCTGGCATCTTGTTGACCATTCTTGCTGTTGTCACCTTTGTGGTTTTCCTGACAGAGTTTGCAAGTAACACCGCCAGCGCTGCGCTTCTGGTACCTGTATTTGCCACGATTGCAGAAGCACTAGGGCTATCACCTGTTGTACTTTCTGCTTTGATCGCCATCTCTGCGTCTTGTGCCTTTATGTTGCCAGTGGCGACACCGCCGAACGCCATTGTTTTTGCAACAGGGCATATCAAGCAAAAAGAGATGATGCGTATTGGTATGGTACTAAACATCGTATGTATCGCCGCTCTGACTCTATTCGCAACGATGTTCTGGTAA
- a CDS encoding GGDEF domain-containing protein gives MKWIHKLIFALAICTISLVALYSVLGDTRKLVITPERFAYFATDDRAAGGITTTEMAIDGQTIDLSCNMQTANYPWPYCGISIFTDTLEATKGIDLSNYHTIRLKLSYDKTGESNGRLRFYLRNFNPAYSTADNEYTYKYNGMEFTPSASMETIEIPLANLQVMTWWLADNKIPIEHSAPEYSNVTRIELATGSGAANGEHHIRIERIEFEGAYLAQETLLFALLLSWVLLGLAFSLNELRKSKHTLAESRFRQEHLKKMNADLRAQNYEFAELAHRDALTGAMNRHAVRTWLEKKARTVRWGQEQLSVLYLDLDKFKRVNDRYGHQMGDDILREFVLVVASSLEEGERLVRWGGEEFIVFLPETTLQQAVEKAEMIRKNVSNHLWVHGGMLTCSIGVAQMQEERVTEFLARADDALYQAKHRGRNRVEVNYGMQKITSECG, from the coding sequence ATGAAATGGATACATAAACTTATTTTTGCTCTCGCAATATGTACCATCAGTTTAGTCGCGCTTTATAGTGTGTTAGGTGACACGAGAAAACTTGTCATCACACCAGAACGTTTTGCTTATTTTGCCACCGATGATCGGGCAGCAGGCGGTATTACGACGACGGAAATGGCGATTGATGGCCAAACGATAGATTTAAGCTGTAACATGCAAACGGCTAACTACCCGTGGCCTTACTGTGGCATTTCGATTTTTACTGACACACTTGAAGCGACTAAAGGTATCGACCTTTCCAACTACCACACCATCCGGCTCAAACTCAGCTACGACAAAACGGGCGAATCCAATGGTCGATTACGCTTCTATTTGCGCAATTTTAATCCGGCTTATTCCACCGCAGATAATGAGTACACTTACAAATACAACGGCATGGAGTTCACACCGAGTGCCAGCATGGAAACCATTGAGATCCCGTTGGCGAACTTGCAAGTCATGACCTGGTGGCTAGCCGACAATAAGATTCCAATTGAACATTCTGCACCAGAATATTCCAACGTGACACGAATTGAGTTGGCGACAGGCTCAGGAGCGGCAAATGGAGAGCATCATATCCGTATTGAACGCATTGAGTTTGAAGGTGCGTATTTAGCTCAGGAAACCCTGTTGTTTGCTTTGTTGCTTTCTTGGGTATTATTGGGACTGGCGTTTTCTTTGAATGAACTACGTAAAAGTAAGCACACCCTAGCTGAGTCTCGTTTTCGCCAAGAGCATTTAAAGAAGATGAATGCGGATCTTCGCGCGCAGAATTACGAGTTTGCTGAACTTGCTCACCGCGATGCGTTGACGGGAGCGATGAACCGTCATGCGGTTCGAACTTGGTTGGAGAAAAAAGCGCGTACGGTACGTTGGGGGCAAGAACAGCTTTCAGTTCTCTATCTGGATCTGGATAAGTTCAAGCGTGTCAATGACCGTTATGGCCATCAAATGGGAGACGACATCTTACGTGAATTCGTGCTGGTGGTCGCCAGTTCTTTAGAAGAAGGTGAACGCTTAGTTCGATGGGGCGGTGAGGAGTTTATCGTCTTTCTTCCAGAAACCACGCTGCAACAAGCAGTAGAAAAAGCAGAAATGATTCGTAAAAATGTTTCGAATCATCTTTGGGTGCATGGTGGCATGCTTACTTGCAGTATCGGCGTGGCGCAGATGCAGGAAGAACGGGTAACGGAGTTTCTTGCTCGTGCTGATGACGCACTCTATCAAGCCAAACATCGCGGCCGTAACCGAGTCGAAGTGAATTACGGTATGCAGAAGATAACCAGCGAATGCGGTTAG
- a CDS encoding DUF2797 domain-containing protein — protein MTTNAKGTLDKMRATLEGVVQYRLPVGDTEIELTPFIGQSITLTHTGNIFCCSCGKKTKKSYAQGHCYVCMSKLASCDMCIMKPETCHYDQGTCREPEWADTHCMVDHYVYLSNTSSLKVGITRHTQIPTRWIDQGATQGLPILKVKTRQISGLIEVELAKHIADKTNWQALLKGDGTPLPLEERAQQLLPLIEEKICEIRAKYGDDSIEILQDVTTSIQYPVEQHPSKIKSHNFDKNPLVSGVLQGIKGQYLILDTGVINVRKFTSYEVEFEA, from the coding sequence ATGACTACAAATGCGAAAGGCACGCTGGATAAAATGCGTGCAACTTTAGAGGGTGTGGTGCAATACCGATTGCCTGTTGGAGACACTGAAATCGAGTTGACGCCGTTTATCGGCCAGAGCATCACCCTTACCCACACAGGCAACATCTTTTGTTGTTCATGCGGTAAAAAAACCAAGAAGAGCTATGCGCAAGGTCACTGCTATGTTTGCATGAGTAAATTGGCAAGTTGTGATATGTGCATCATGAAGCCAGAAACCTGCCATTACGATCAAGGTACCTGTCGTGAACCCGAATGGGCAGACACACACTGCATGGTTGATCACTATGTTTATCTTTCGAATACCTCTAGCCTTAAGGTTGGCATTACACGCCATACACAGATCCCAACCCGCTGGATCGATCAAGGTGCGACGCAAGGCTTACCGATTCTGAAAGTGAAGACTCGCCAAATCTCCGGCCTGATTGAAGTCGAGCTGGCGAAGCACATTGCGGATAAAACCAATTGGCAAGCGTTACTCAAAGGGGATGGCACGCCCCTTCCGCTTGAAGAGCGAGCGCAACAACTGCTGCCATTGATTGAAGAGAAAATCTGTGAAATTCGCGCCAAGTACGGCGATGACAGTATCGAGATTCTTCAGGACGTAACCACCAGCATCCAATACCCAGTGGAGCAACATCCAAGCAAAATCAAGTCGCACAACTTTGATAAAAATCCGCTGGTGAGTGGTGTACTTCAAGGCATTAAGGGGCAGTATCTGATTTTGGATACGGGCGTGATTAATGTTCGCAAATTCACCTCTTATGAAGTGGAATTTGAAGCCTAA
- a CDS encoding cysteine desulfurase-like protein, whose protein sequence is MNWSPNQVRAQFPALAQYHNQRPVTFFDGPGGSQVPQSVLDAMVGYLGHFNSNLGGHYFSSHKTVEVMKQARQSAQALLNAPSQDNIVFGANMTSLTFQLSRAISRDWQAGDEVIVTALDHYSNVSSWEQAAEDKGVTVHQVRVNPEDCTLDMEHFKQLLNARTKLVAVTFASNTTGTIVDIASVVKLARSVGALVYVDAVHYLPHHLVDVQALGCDFLACSAYKFFGPHVGIAYVASPWLETLRPYKVEPATNIGPGRFETGTQSFEGLAGVSAAIEYLAQFGEEGASLRQRLEQSYARYAQHEQTLSQHFLQRLSALDGVTLYGINDASSDKRTPTFAITVKGYSPEFMAKTLGEHNICVWNGHFYALGLIRQLGLEFSGGVIRIGCMHYNTVEEVDLLFNVLESIVDQPSA, encoded by the coding sequence ATGAATTGGTCGCCTAATCAAGTTCGAGCGCAGTTTCCTGCGTTGGCACAGTATCATAACCAAAGACCAGTAACGTTTTTTGACGGGCCGGGCGGATCTCAAGTACCGCAATCTGTGTTGGATGCCATGGTCGGCTACCTCGGGCATTTTAACTCGAACTTAGGCGGGCACTATTTTTCCAGTCACAAGACGGTTGAGGTAATGAAGCAAGCGCGCCAATCTGCGCAAGCATTACTCAATGCGCCATCGCAAGACAATATTGTCTTCGGTGCGAATATGACCTCTTTGACGTTTCAGTTAAGTCGAGCCATTAGCCGAGATTGGCAGGCGGGGGATGAAGTTATTGTCACCGCGTTGGATCACTATTCCAATGTCTCGAGCTGGGAGCAGGCAGCAGAAGACAAAGGCGTGACCGTTCACCAAGTGCGGGTTAACCCTGAAGATTGCACTTTGGATATGGAACACTTCAAACAGTTGCTCAATGCTCGCACAAAATTAGTGGCCGTCACCTTTGCCTCGAATACCACGGGCACCATTGTTGATATTGCGTCAGTGGTGAAGTTAGCTCGAAGTGTGGGCGCTTTGGTGTATGTCGATGCGGTGCACTATTTGCCGCACCACTTAGTGGATGTGCAAGCCTTGGGTTGTGACTTTCTTGCCTGCTCGGCATACAAGTTTTTTGGTCCTCATGTGGGCATTGCTTATGTCGCTTCCCCTTGGTTGGAGACGCTGCGCCCTTATAAAGTGGAGCCTGCCACGAACATTGGGCCGGGCCGTTTTGAAACAGGTACGCAAAGCTTTGAAGGCTTAGCGGGTGTGTCTGCAGCCATTGAGTACCTCGCTCAGTTCGGAGAAGAAGGTGCTAGTTTGCGCCAGCGGCTAGAGCAAAGTTACGCGCGTTATGCTCAACATGAGCAAACATTAAGCCAGCATTTTTTGCAGCGTTTGTCGGCACTTGATGGGGTCACGTTATACGGCATCAACGACGCATCAAGTGATAAACGTACCCCGACATTTGCGATTACAGTGAAGGGCTATTCTCCAGAGTTCATGGCAAAAACACTGGGTGAGCACAACATCTGTGTCTGGAATGGTCACTTTTATGCCCTTGGCCTGATTCGGCAATTAGGGTTGGAGTTCAGCGGCGGAGTGATTCGGATTGGTTGCATGCATTACAACACGGTCGAAGAGGTCGACTTGTTGTTTAATGTTTTAGAGAGTATTGTCGATCAACCGAGTGCATAG
- a CDS encoding 2OG-Fe dioxygenase family protein has protein sequence MMLHSHESTLHLTQLSRRAIEQLSPSFSKLPHTEHADGKFRLRRYSVVSLHQGSVIELDKHDFVQTSDINRFQGDVVRQFSPIEKSTLNSEGFREMCQLFAVKNDLRDGQEIEVHQIRITAIYDETQVAPEGVHQDGFDHIAIVGVGRNNIEGGDIMLYSDFHSEPFFRKVLNNGEIAMLADNKLWHNAKPIRAIEQEREGHMDVFVLTAKGMAHELVA, from the coding sequence ATGATGCTACATTCGCACGAGAGTACCCTACATTTAACTCAACTCAGCCGTCGCGCAATTGAACAGTTGTCGCCATCTTTTTCCAAGTTACCCCACACGGAGCATGCGGATGGCAAATTCCGTTTAAGACGCTATTCCGTCGTCTCCTTGCATCAAGGTAGCGTGATTGAGTTGGACAAGCATGACTTTGTACAGACTTCAGATATCAACCGTTTCCAAGGTGATGTGGTTCGACAGTTTTCTCCGATTGAAAAGAGCACACTAAACAGCGAAGGTTTTCGTGAAATGTGTCAGTTGTTTGCGGTGAAGAATGACCTGAGAGATGGACAGGAAATCGAAGTGCATCAAATCCGCATTACCGCAATATATGACGAGACGCAAGTCGCCCCTGAAGGCGTGCACCAAGATGGATTTGATCATATTGCGATTGTTGGTGTTGGCCGCAATAACATCGAAGGGGGGGATATCATGCTGTACAGTGATTTTCACTCTGAGCCGTTTTTTAGAAAAGTGTTGAATAATGGCGAAATCGCGATGCTGGCAGACAACAAGTTGTGGCACAACGCCAAACCCATTCGCGCTATTGAACAAGAACGAGAAGGTCATATGGATGTGTTTGTGTTGACGGCAAAAGGAATGGCACATGAATTGGTCGCCTAA